In Brevibacillus marinus, the genomic window ACATGTGCCGCAAGCAGGATCCGGAAAGCAAGGGGCGAGTGGAAAACGTCGTCGGTTTCGTGAAAAACAACTTCGCGCGCCATCGAACGTTTACCCACATCGACCGCTGGAACGAAGACTGCTTGGCTTGGCTCAACCGAACCGGAAACGGGCGGATGCATCACACGACGAAAAAAATACCGGTGGAGGTGTTCGCCGAAGAGCGGCGCCATCTCCTGCCGGTTCCCCAAAAAATACAAACGGAATCTGCCCCCAGTATAACAAGGCGGGTACGCAAAGACAATACGATTGTCTTTCAGGGGAACCGATACTCGCTGCCGCTTGGAACCTACACCGGCCCGGACACCTCTGTTGAAATCCAGGTGAGGTCGGACAAGCAGTTGGTGGCGTTCGACCCGGCAACCGGCAAGGAATTGGCTCGTCATCGGCTGCATTCAGGTAAAGGCAAGCTCATCAAAAACACCAATCATGCCCGGGATCGTTCCAAAGGGATTGACGCCTACATGGAACACGTAGCGGCCCGCTTTCCCGAACCGGCACAAGCCCGAACCTATCTGGCAATCATCCGGGAACAGAAACCGCGTTATATTCGGGATCAGTTGCAGTGGATCGATAAACAAGCCAAAGACGCTGACACAAACGCGCTTCAAAAAGCGTTAACCTATTGTTTGAAACATCGACTCTACCAGGCCACGGATTTTGTGGACGCCCTGCACCATTTCGCGGAACGAAAACAGGCCGCAGAACCAACCGTTCCGACAGGCGTACAGTTGTTGGAAGAGCCCCAGCGACAGAAGTTGAAGATGAAGCCGCAAGTTCGTCCGTTTAAAGTGTACCAAGCTATCCTGGAGGGAGCCCAATGAGCGAAGCGACGATGGAACTGAAAGCCGTGTTTAGCGCGCTGCAGTTAACCGCCGCCGCCGAAGCACTGGACGAGCTTCTGATGGAAGCCGAAACCCGGCAGTGGAGTTACCGCCAGTGTTTGCAGCGCGTACTTTCGTACGAATTGAAAAAGCGGGAAGAAAAGCAGTTGGCTCGCCGGTATAAACGCGCTGCTTTTCCGGAACTGAAAACCTTGGATGAATTTCGAGTCGATGAACAACCGTCCCTCGGACAACGTCAGCTGCAACAACTTCGGGAACTGATCTGGTTGGAACAGCATTACAACCTGCTCTTTCTGGGCCCGCCGGGGGTCGGAAAAACGCATCTCGCGATCGGATTGGGCGTTGAGGCACTGAATCAAGGGTACAACGTTAGTTTCGTCACCATGGATCAGCTCTTACATCTGCTGAAAACGCAAGAGATTTCTCGGAACGCCCAGCTGCGAGTGAATCGGATCGTGCGATCCGATCTGGTGATTCTGGACGATCTGATGTTCATGGCGCTGGATCGGCAGGAAGCTCACTTGTTTTTTCAATTGGTCAACAAGTTGTACGGACAGGCATCCATCATTCTCACGTCCAACAAAGGACCGGAAGACTGGGGAGAACTGCTTGGGGATCCGGCTGTCACCACCGCCATTCTGGACCGCATCCTGCATCGAAGCGAGGTGATTCACCTGACGGGAGACAGTTATCGGCTAAAGCACCGTCAAACCATATTTGGAAATTGCTAGTTGTTCAAAATAAATTAGCGAAATTTGTTCAAAGGTACTTGACGGTTACACCAGTTAGTTTCCCGCATACGGGGCATGTGGAGTGTGTAGTGTCAACAACATACCGTGTTGACAAATAATCGGGAACACCTAAACCTTTCTTTTGAAAGGTAAAAAGTTGGCTAAGGAAAGTTACACAACACCGAAGAGGTAAGGAGTCCGACTTCCCTCGCCTCCGCCATGTCAAGGAGCCAAATGACATAAAATCAATAGTTGACACACATTGCTGACTGACAGTTTTCATGTGGAGTTTAAAAATGTTGTAGCCACGACACCAAATGGTGACCTATAATCAAAGCGTCACCAAATGGTGTCCAATTAGGAGTTAGTCATTTGGAAAGTTTGGAACCTGAATAAGTTTCACTTGAAACAATTATGAGAAAACAAATGAGTACGATTATCGGTGCGGAAACAACCGCGAAAGTAGAAACCCATCCCCGAGGAAAAGTTATCGCTTAATGGGTTACAACTGCGCTGCTAGCATTCGTTGTGGGGAGCGGAGGAATTGGGGAGCTAAGCCATCATATGGGGGACGCTTGAGACGGTGGAGAAAATAGGGTATCCGGTGTACTTTCTGACCATTCTCGGGATTTGGAAAGTGCTTGGGACGATAGCCATCCTCGTGCCGGGTTTTCCGCGGCTTAAAGAATGGGCATACGTCGGCATTTTCTTTGGAATGACGGGCGCAGCTGCATCACATGCATTCGTGGGAGACTACGGAGCATATACGTACCATATTTTTAGCCCACTTAGTTTTGCAAGCTCTCGCCTCGTGGGCGCTACGTCCGAAGAGCCGCATACTTTAAGGATGTGGTGAAATTAACGGCTGTCCCTTGGTAATAATATTGAGGAGAGGGTGTTGTGAGCGAGAACAACCAGTTACGGGATGTGTTTGACGCGATTGCAGATCCAACTAGGCGTCAACTGATTCGTCTGTTAGCAGAGGCAGAGGAGAAACCGCTTCATGAGTTAACGGCACAGTTTCAAATGGGTCGGACAGCGGTATCCAAGCATTTGACAATCCTTAAAGAGGCCGGACTGGTACTTGACCGAAAAGTCGGCAGAGAAACGCGATTTAGGCTAAACGCCTCTCCACTCAGAGAAATTCAAGATTGGGTGGCTTTCTACAGTAAGTTCTGGAGTACGAATATGTTGCGCTTGAACCAACTATTAGAGGAGGAAGAAGAATGAGTTTAACATTATCTTTGGATTTTCAGTTCACGACATCGATCGAGAAGGTTTGGTCCGCCTTAACCGATTCAAGCAAGCTTGCCAAGTGGATCATGGAAAATGATTTTAAGCCCGTCGTAGGACACCGTTTTCAGTTTCGCACTCAGCCGACCGAATGGTGGGATGGAATTATTGAAGGTGAAGTGCTTATCGTGGACGAATCAAACCGGTTGTCCTATACTTGGGCCAGCGGAGGGGAGAAGCACACGGTCACCTGGACGCTGCAGGATTTAGGGAACGGAAAGGTTAACCTTCATCTCGAACAAACCGGATTCTCAAATGCTCAAGGAGTCGAAGGCGCTAAGTATGGCTGGAGTAAATGGTGCGGCGAGCTTAAAAAGATGTTGGAACAATAACCGTATTCGGTACAAAAACTTCTCCTTCCCCAATGCTAAATGAATGGGTACGATAGTTGAACCCTGCTTGACCCGAATCAACATAAACCGGCTGCATGTAGTTTGCAGCCGGTTATGTCTACTTCGGACAATCTGACAAGTTCTTGTCGTTTCGGGTCAAGTTCGCACTAAGTGCGTATGGATAAAGCTAGTATGTGATCGCCCTATTGTCTAAGCCTTACTTATGCCGAAGAAGTGGATAACGTGAAAAGGTATTCTTTACAAAGTCCGGAGTTCAGTTCCCATTATTATCTAATCGATTGAAGAATGGAGAGCATGAGGAGGTAGCCATCTCTAATCATCAAATTGTAATTTACGGACACACCCTGAATATACGAGAAAAGCTATCGCATCACCTCCTTGGTTAGAACAATAACAGGTGCAAGCTCGGGCTGCCCGACTTTCTATGCACGATGAATGGTACAATGTGAATTTAAGTAGAAATTAACACTATCGGAAGGATGTTAAGCATGAGCGAATCTAATCAGGAGTATATCGTAATCTCGGGTGCGAGGGAAAACAATCTCAAGAACGTATCCTTGCGCATTCCCAAGCGGAAGATCACGATCTTTACCGGGGTATCCGGATCCGGCAAGTCATCGATCGTCTTCGATACGATCGCCGCAGAATCCACGCGATTGCTGAACGAAAATTTCAGCATGTTCGTCCGCAGCTTTCTGCCGAAGTATCCGCAGCCTGATGCCGATGCGATCGAAAATTTGAGCATGGCGGTTGTCGTCGACCAGAAACGTCTGGGCGGTGGATCGCACTCGACGGTAGGCACCATTACCGATATTTCCCCGTTGCTCCGCCTGCTGTTTTCCCGTTTGGGAGAACCGCATGTCGGACCGCCCAATATGTTTTCCTTCAACGATCCGAACGGGATGTGCCCGGAATGCAACGGCATCGGCCGCAGGCTCGGCGTCGACCTCGACAAGGCGCTGGACAAGTCAAAGTCGTTGAATGAAGGGGCAATCCTGCTGCCGGACTATAAGGTGAACAGCTGGGATTGGAATATAATCGTGCAGTCGGGGTTCTTCGATCCCGACAAGAAGCTGAGCGATTATTCGGATGAGGAGCTGGAGCAACTTCTGTACGGCAAGGCGAGGAAAGTGAAGATGCAGTTCGCCGGGAAGGCAACGAATATTACAGTGGAAGGCATCATCGAGAAGTTCACCAACAAATACATCAAGCGGGATGTGAAGACGATGTCCGAGCGCACACAACGAGCTGTTGCGCCGTACATCTCCGAGGTTCCCTGCTCCAGCTGCCGCGGCGCGAGACTCAATCAGGACGCGCTCAGCTGCAGGATCAATGGACTCAACATTGCGGAGATGTCCTCCAAGGAGGTCGGACAGCTCATCCGTGTCATTCGGGAGATTGACGATCCTGTCGCCGCGCCGATCGTCAAGTCGCTGACGGAGCGGCTGCAGCATCTGGTGGATATCGGACTTGACTACTTGACGCTGGACCGTGAGACTGATACATTGTCCGGCGGCGAGTCGCAGCGCGTCAAGATGGTGAAGCACCTGAGCGGCAGTCTGGTGGATGTCACTTACATCTTCGATGAGCCCAGCGTTGGCTTGCACCCCCGTGATGTACACCGGTTAAATGGGTTGCTTCAGAAGCTGCGCGACAAGGGCAATACCGTGATTGTCGTCGAGCATGATCCCGATGTGATCAAGGTGGCGGATCATATCGTCGACGTCGGGCCTCACGCCGGCAGCCGCGGCGGTACCATCGTGTATGAAGGAAGCTTCCAAGGCCTGCTGGAGGCAGGTACGCTGACAGGCAACCATATGAAGCGGCCGCTCCAGCTGAAGCACGATTGCAGGCAGCCGTCCGGCAAGCTGTCAATCAAGGATGCCACACTGCACAACCTGCGGAACGTGAGTGTAGATATTCCAACCGGAGTGCTGACAGTAGTTACGGGTGTCTCCGGCTCGGGCAAGAGTACGCTGATTAACGAAGTATTCCTCAGTCAGCATCCGGATGCGATCGTCATCGACCAATCGGCGGTAGGAGTGTCAACACGCTCGAATCCCGCGACCTACACGGGCATTATGGATGATGTGCGCAAGGCGTTTGCTTCCGCGAACAAGGTCAGCCAAGGCTTGTTCAGCTTCAACTCTAAGGGGGCTTGCGAGAACTGCCAAGGGCTGGGTGTTGTGTATACAGACCTTGCATTCCTCGACAGCGTGAAGCTGCCATGCGAAGTATGCGGAGGTAGACGGTTCAAGGAAGAGGTGCTCGCGTACAAGCTGAACGGCAAGTCAATTGCAGAAGTGCTGGAGATGACGGTGGAGCAGGCATTGGATTTTTTTCAGCTAATTCAGCTAAAAGAGGTTGTGCGCAAGCTCCAGGCGATGAGTGATGTGGGGCTGAACTATATTACACTCGGCCAGCCGCTCAGCACGCTCTCGGGCGGGGAATGCCAGCGCATCAAGCTGGCAAGCGAGCTGCATAAGAAGGGCAGCATCTACGTGATGGACGAGCCGACGACCGGTCTGCATATGTCCGATATCGGCCATTTGCTTGCGATTATGGACCGTTTGGTCGATTCCGGAAACACGGTGATCGTCATCGAGCACAACCTCGATGTGATCAGCCAAGCGGATTGGATCATCGATATGGGACCGGACGGAGGCAGCAAGGGCGGGCAAATCATCTTCGAAGGCACGCCCAAACAAATTGTGAACGCGGAACATTCGATAACGGGCAAGTATTTGCGGAAACATATTGACGACCATGCTATCGAGAAAGTACGATGACCCTTACCGCGTTGTAAGGGATGAACGGGGCAGTCCCAAAAGGGCATCTCCAGATGACTGAAGCCCAAAAAATGAACAGAAAAGCATCCCGTTTCACTATCAAAAGTGGGGCGGGATGCTTCTTTTTGATGTTATTTTGACATGAAAGTGGGTCTGCCAAAATCGGAAAATGACTTTTAAGACAGCCCCGTTATTTTGATATAATACTGATACAATGAATGTGAGGTGAATGGAATGCCAACGATCAGACCAAGTTCAGACTTGAGGAACAAATACAACGATATTTCTGAATTTTTCCATAAATACGCGGAACCCATTTATATCAAGATTATAACTATCTTTTCGCTTATTATTACTTAAGAAGTAAATTCTTCCAATATCTAATCTATACTCATAAAAAGGGTCTTGGTAATAATACAAATATTTTCTTAAACCAGGTACAAGAACTACCTTTACCTGATTTCTCGCTAAGTGAAGAAGAAGGCGTGGTATAGCAGATAAAAACAAAATTAGATAATCGAGTTAAAATTGAAAAAATTACGGAAATTGAAACATTGGCCAAATTCCAGATTGGACGTCACCATCACGCTTTGCCGCTCGTAGCAATCGGCAATCACGTTAAACAGCAGTTCCGAGCCTGTTTGGCTGAATGGTACATAGCCCACTTCATCCAGAATCAGGAGGTCCATCTTCCGCAGCTTGTCCCGGAACTTGCTCAAGCTGCCAGCCGCAAATTTCTCCTGCAGCAGTGCCACAAGATCACTCGCACGGTAAAACTGTACTGCCTGGCCTCTCCGGCACGCTTCCACGCCCAAGGCCATCGCCATATGCGTCTTTCCCGTTCCCACAGCTCCCATCAGCAGCAGGTTTTCCGTGCGTTCCAGCCACTTCAGTTCTCTCAGTCCGTCCAGATTGGTGCCCTGCGGAAATGCAATGTGGTCCGTGACGTACCCGTCAAACGTCTTCAGATGGGGAAATCCTGCTTGTTGGACGAGTTTCCCCAATTTCGCACGCCGGCTGCCGTACTTCATCCCGAGAAAGGCTGTCAGCCGGGACATGTCTTCTGCCATTCCGGGGATTTGCAGCGCGTCGGCAATCTGTTCCATCGTGTACACACCGCTCATATGGTGCAGGGCCTGCAGCCGCTGCCTTCTTGCGTCCGGATTGGGAACCGTCACATAGTTCTGCAACGTCTCTGGCAGCATCCGCAAAAACTGCGAGTGGGTCACACTGCGTGGTTTCCGCAGCCAGTTGGCGAATACCTGCGTCCACGGAATGTCCGCCGTTTTGCCCGTGTACGGCCTGGGAACAGTGCGGATCGGTTCATGCCGGGGATTCAGCACTGCGATCCGGTCCCAAAACAGCTTCACCATCACTTCCTCGCCGGGAGACGCTTGTCCAAGCAGCGGAATAACCGCATCCTCCACCCGGATTTCGCCGTACTTGTTCACCACAGCAGCTTGCAGGCGGAACGCTTCAAAGGGTTCTTCCGGCAGCTTGAGCAGACAGCACTGTTCCTCTTCACGCCACAGCACCTCAATCGGTTCTCCTTTCGCATAATGGAGCCGCTGCCGGTCCTGCTCGGCTTGCTTTTTGAAAGATTTCGCCAACTGGTCCTGGCTTTCCATCATGGGAACCGGTACCGCCCAGTTCCGCTTGAAGTACCCGCATTTCGCTTCCACATGACCTTTTTCATGGCCGCTGTACGGATTGCAGAAGACCGCTTCAAAGCGGTGGTGGGCGCAAAACCGGCGGAACAAATCAGTGAGCTGCCGTTCACCCTGTTTTTCAACCTGCGCAACAGCGGCTGAGAGATTGTTGAACCAGATCCGCTGGCACGCCGCCCATCTGCCGGAAGACCTGCTGCATTGCTTCGAGGAAACATTCCTGGTTTTCCGACGGAACCGGGTAAACAAAGGCCGCATTGCTGTACGGAAAGGAGAGGACAAACAGCTTGCCGTCCCGGCACACGTCCACTGTGGTGAAGTCGGCTTGGGCTTCAGCCGGCGGGTGTTCCAAACGCTCATAGATCTTCGCCTGTTCCAGCTCCATCTCGGCTTTTCGCCGTTTCACGTAAGAAGGTACGGTCCGTTCACTGCCGGGGAATGGGTGCTCGTCCCGAAGGCGCTGGAAGATACGGGCGGCGGTATGCCGCTGTTTGCGGGGCAGCAGCCTGTCTTCTTCCAGCCAGGCATCGACGATTTCCATATAAGGTCCCATCACGGGGGAGCGCCCCTTCCGCTTGGCGATCTGTACATTCCAGTTGTCCCGGTCGGCCTATTTTTTGGCGGTTCGCCCGTGAACGCCGACACGATCGGCAATTTCCTGAATGGAGCAACCTTCAGCTTCCCGCAGAAATCTGATATAGTGTTGTTGAGGCATTTTCAGCATCCTTTCAAGTCCTCCTTCGTCAGTCTTTAGCAAACTCAACGATAGGAGGATTTAGGGGTGCTGACAAGTGCCTTTTTTCATTGCCGGTTAAATCGGCAGCGGACTCGGCATTTTTACGCTGCGATTCTCGTCACTTTTATTTTGCGATAAACACCTGTACAAAGCCGTAGAAAAAAACAAAAGATACGGACAAGAAAGCCGATGTTTCTACAGTGCATGTAAGAACCAGCTTCATGACATTGGCGGATACGTGAGACAATGGCTTCGAATCGCGATGATTCAGAACCATCCAAGTCAAAGAAAAGGACACGCGATGAAAACGAAATGGAACAACCGAATTCTTGCATATCGTTCTAATCCTGCGTTCTGGTTTTACTACAATGCGCAGTATGGCTACACGCTGGACGATTACATCGAGTACATGAAGAACTGACAAAATAAAGAAACAAGCCCATAGTGAGCAAAGCAAAAGAATGCGGACATGAGTATTACACCTGATCGCGTCCAAAAGGTGCAATACCCACGATTAGCCACTCTCTGGATTAGTTGAATCACGCTGGTGGCCGTATGTCTCAGTAGGGCAAGTAACGTGGGAGCAATAAGAGTGGTTGCCCTACTTTATATGATGGAGTAATGGGAATCAATCCCAATAGAGATGTTATTACTGTAAAACCATGAACCTATTAGTGGAGTAAAGTATACACTAAAAAGGTCTCATTATTTGCGAGAAATCACTATTTATAAATCGGGAGTATGTGCTCTCAACCTCCTTTAGAAATTTTACAGCTGCGTCATAAACGCCAAATTCTTTTAACAGTTCTATATCCATTATTTTGTATACCAATACAGTCCATTTGTCATCATCTTGATGTGCCATTCCGTGTTTTTGTAACTCTATTAACTTACTTTTCGTTATTTGCGGTGGGAAATCACCATCCCATATTTCAGCAATCGCCAGATGCTCAATCATGCAAAGCTCATCACTCATTTCGTGGATGAAATAATCAGGAATTCCTGATCCTTTGTAAACAAACTGTAGTCCGCTAAGGGAAATGTGTTTTAAAACCTTACTAGTTTCGTTTCCATCGCCCAATTTATCGAGATAGCTTTTGATCATTGGCGCCACATAGGTTTGATTAAAGTGGTAAGGCTTTAGTTCTTCAAACATTCTGTACATGCATCCTTCCCACTCATAATTTTTTAAATAGTATGGCCCATAATCTGCGTATAGAATATTGGTTTGTTTTATGGAATCATACCTGACTACTTGTTTTAATTTATTGAAGTTATCTCCCCATATTTCTGGATAGAGTGTCTCCAACTCTTCATCTTCGCTGCCAAAACAAATCACACAGGCATAACAGAAAATGTATAGCGGTATATGGAGAAAGCGTACCCATTGCTCATCTCTCATAATCAATTGCTCAAACACAGCTTCACGGAGTTGCGCGTTATTTTGCAAGTAGGTTGTATAGACGTCACTCTCTAAAAACTGTTTTGTACGTAATACCGGTTCATCCCGGTATATAAACATGGGCAAGCTTTCCGCGCAAAAACCTACAAGTTTTTGCATTAATACCTGATCTCCTTGCGCAATATGCTGCAACATTGTCATGATGAGGTCGATTTCTCCCTTTGGGATATGAGTTCCGGCATCATACAGTGCAGCAAGAAGCAACTCAATAGTTTCTTTCGTCTGTAAAAAGTTATAAACATATCGAGGAGTTGTAGTGTCGACTATTTCCATAAGTTTTTCTTTCAGTACCGGATTAAGATTGCTTTGTGAAATATACTCAATCATTTGCTTATCATCTAAGTACGTCTCAGTTGGCCCTAGTAGCCAATTTCCAGCGTCCTCTTTTACAATTTCAAGTGATTGCTCATCCCAATCAATATCATCGTGTGATGGTTTGTGCGGTATTACTTCCTTGTTATGAATCAACAAAGGTTCTCTTCCGCATAAGGCAGAAATTTTTCGCCCAAATTCTTTGGTATAGCGTAATTCGAATTTCTTAAGAAGGTCTGGGATATTGTCAATTAGTACATCAACTTCTATATACATCCCATTCTCAATAAGAAACTCTAGTTCACAAAGTATCGTGTTCTTTATCTCGCTTCTTATTTTTCGGTAATAAGTCTTATGAAACAAAGCATACTCTTCCGGAAATACTTCCTGGAATTTTTGCATTTCTAAGTAATGGTATACACTGAAGGCGTTTTCGTAGTATTTTCTGATAATGTCTTTCTCATTGAAAGTCATTCCCATTTTTACACAACGGACGATAATCCCCGGTAAATTATGCAAGTCGTGATATTGTGCTTCCAGATCACCATTGCCCATTGTTAAGCAGTATTCTTTTATTTCGGTTTCTAAGAAGCGATACAGCGCAGGATGCTTTTGTGATTGACAGCAACGCAGCAAATGAAAGAACCGGTCTAAGTAACCTCCAGTTTCTTCAAGAAGATCAATATCCCAGTTCCAGCTTCCGTCGTATTCGATAATACTCCTGTCATAGTCGTGATAGTGTAGGATACATTGTTGGACGATTAGATCCGTGACTGTGTCACTGCAATGCACAGATAGATGCTCTAATAGAAATTGCAGTTGATTGTAGTATGCACAGCATTTTATGAGCTGCGGAACAAATTGTTCGCAATTTTCCTTCAAATGGGTAAATAGAAAATCCTGTACTGCCGGCATGCTGAATTTCAATAAAACAGCATCAAACTCCTCGCTGTAGAATGACTTGATCATTGTTTTTTCAAGCTCTGCAATACAGTCGCCTAAATTCTTTACCGTCATTTGGACGGTACAATTATGAATATATTTTTGATAGCAATGCTCCATACTCTCCAGATGCATGGGGGTCGACGAAATTAGCAGGAGCATGGCAGCAATTTGTGCTTCAGAGGAGAGTTCTAAAAAGATATCTTTCCAAAACTCTTCCGGATTATCAAAAAAGTCGCATAATTGATAGTAATAATCTTCAGGAAAGCAATCATCATCCGGTTTATTATTTTTGAGAAAAAGCGTGAGCACTCTTGGATTGTAGTTTGGATTGTGGACAATCGAATCCGTTTTCATATATAGGTAATGAACATAAGCATACTCAAGATTTGATGCGTAAAGGTGACTAAACAATATACGGGCTTTTTCATCGTCGCCATACTCTTCCATCGTACAGATTAAGGCATGTTGTTCCAGTGTCTTTTTTAACAAGGGATGTTTCTGTAAGCCTTGTTGCAAAATATACTCCCGTGTTGTCAGGATTAAGCGCTTTTCTCCATGAGACTCCACTATGCGACTGATGAGTTTATTCAATCGGGCTTCATCATTTCTGCGAGAATGGTCTCCCCAAAAAATGCTACCCCAGAAGTCATCCAATATAAACACTTGTTTCTGTTCATCTTCTAGCAACGCATATACATTTTCAATTGAATTTGCCCATACAAATCCATCTAGATTGTTTGGCTGCAGATAAGCCAATGCCAGAATGTAAGCCATTGTAGTCTTACCTACGCCAGGTTCTCCCGAGAGAACAATTACATGGTATTGCGACCACTTTTGTAAAGCCTCACGGTAAATTCGAGTGGAGACAAATGTTTTAGTTGTTTTAAAAGCTTCTTTCAGCTCCTCAGCAGATTCTTTGTAGGCCGCACGATGTACCGATTCGTTTAATAATTTTCCTAACACATTGGGATTGGGAAACCAGAGTTTCGGATATTTAAGTAAAATTTGTTTATATGTTGGCTCTTCTAGAAGACGGTTCATATCTTTTCTATCTAAAATATCTCTTTCATTTACAATAAACCCTTCGAA contains:
- the istA gene encoding IS21 family transposase — protein: MYIEIYQLKQLGLNVSQIARKLNISRNTVYKYLDMSPEEMQAFIESVKTRRKKLEPVESQVLQWLREYPDLSAAQIHDWLKERRLDVDVCESTVRNFVRRLREQHGIPKSKPMRQYEAVEDPPMGQQMQVDFGETKAHDLHRHPVRLWCITFVLSHSRYKYVEWQDRPFTTADVIRCHEDAFEFFGGMTKEIVYDQDHLLLVSENHGDLILTAQFAAYVRQRGFQIHMCRKQDPESKGRVENVVGFVKNNFARHRTFTHIDRWNEDCLAWLNRTGNGRMHHTTKKIPVEVFAEERRHLLPVPQKIQTESAPSITRRVRKDNTIVFQGNRYSLPLGTYTGPDTSVEIQVRSDKQLVAFDPATGKELARHRLHSGKGKLIKNTNHARDRSKGIDAYMEHVAARFPEPAQARTYLAIIREQKPRYIRDQLQWIDKQAKDADTNALQKALTYCLKHRLYQATDFVDALHHFAERKQAAEPTVPTGVQLLEEPQRQKLKMKPQVRPFKVYQAILEGAQ
- the istB gene encoding IS21-like element helper ATPase IstB, producing the protein MSEATMELKAVFSALQLTAAAEALDELLMEAETRQWSYRQCLQRVLSYELKKREEKQLARRYKRAAFPELKTLDEFRVDEQPSLGQRQLQQLRELIWLEQHYNLLFLGPPGVGKTHLAIGLGVEALNQGYNVSFVTMDQLLHLLKTQEISRNAQLRVNRIVRSDLVILDDLMFMALDRQEAHLFFQLVNKLYGQASIILTSNKGPEDWGELLGDPAVTTAILDRILHRSEVIHLTGDSYRLKHRQTIFGNC
- a CDS encoding ArsR/SmtB family transcription factor — translated: MSENNQLRDVFDAIADPTRRQLIRLLAEAEEKPLHELTAQFQMGRTAVSKHLTILKEAGLVLDRKVGRETRFRLNASPLREIQDWVAFYSKFWSTNMLRLNQLLEEEEE
- a CDS encoding SRPBCC family protein, with product MSLTLSLDFQFTTSIEKVWSALTDSSKLAKWIMENDFKPVVGHRFQFRTQPTEWWDGIIEGEVLIVDESNRLSYTWASGGEKHTVTWTLQDLGNGKVNLHLEQTGFSNAQGVEGAKYGWSKWCGELKKMLEQ
- a CDS encoding ATP-binding cassette domain-containing protein, with amino-acid sequence MSESNQEYIVISGARENNLKNVSLRIPKRKITIFTGVSGSGKSSIVFDTIAAESTRLLNENFSMFVRSFLPKYPQPDADAIENLSMAVVVDQKRLGGGSHSTVGTITDISPLLRLLFSRLGEPHVGPPNMFSFNDPNGMCPECNGIGRRLGVDLDKALDKSKSLNEGAILLPDYKVNSWDWNIIVQSGFFDPDKKLSDYSDEELEQLLYGKARKVKMQFAGKATNITVEGIIEKFTNKYIKRDVKTMSERTQRAVAPYISEVPCSSCRGARLNQDALSCRINGLNIAEMSSKEVGQLIRVIREIDDPVAAPIVKSLTERLQHLVDIGLDYLTLDRETDTLSGGESQRVKMVKHLSGSLVDVTYIFDEPSVGLHPRDVHRLNGLLQKLRDKGNTVIVVEHDPDVIKVADHIVDVGPHAGSRGGTIVYEGSFQGLLEAGTLTGNHMKRPLQLKHDCRQPSGKLSIKDATLHNLRNVSVDIPTGVLTVVTGVSGSGKSTLINEVFLSQHPDAIVIDQSAVGVSTRSNPATYTGIMDDVRKAFASANKVSQGLFSFNSKGACENCQGLGVVYTDLAFLDSVKLPCEVCGGRRFKEEVLAYKLNGKSIAEVLEMTVEQALDFFQLIQLKEVVRKLQAMSDVGLNYITLGQPLSTLSGGECQRIKLASELHKKGSIYVMDEPTTGLHMSDIGHLLAIMDRLVDSGNTVIVIEHNLDVISQADWIIDMGPDGGSKGGQIIFEGTPKQIVNAEHSITGKYLRKHIDDHAIEKVR
- a CDS encoding ATP-binding protein; translation: MFRRFCAHHRFEAVFCNPYSGHEKGHVEAKCGYFKRNWAVPVPMMESQDQLAKSFKKQAEQDRQRLHYAKGEPIEVLWREEEQCCLLKLPEEPFEAFRLQAAVVNKYGEIRVEDAVIPLLGQASPGEEVMVKLFWDRIAVLNPRHEPIRTVPRPYTGKTADIPWTQVFANWLRKPRSVTHSQFLRMLPETLQNYVTVPNPDARRQRLQALHHMSGVYTMEQIADALQIPGMAEDMSRLTAFLGMKYGSRRAKLGKLVQQAGFPHLKTFDGYVTDHIAFPQGTNLDGLRELKWLERTENLLLMGAVGTGKTHMAMALGVEACRRGQAVQFYRASDLVALLQEKFAAGSLSKFRDKLRKMDLLILDEVGYVPFSQTGSELLFNVIADCYERQSVMVTSNLEFGQCFNFRNFFNFNSII
- a CDS encoding transposase, which codes for MMGPYMEIVDAWLEEDRLLPRKQRHTAARIFQRLRDEHPFPGSERTVPSYVKRRKAEMELEQAKIYERLEHPPAEAQADFTTVDVCRDGKLFVLSFPYSNAAFVYPVPSENQECFLEAMQQVFRQMGGVPADLVQQSLSRCCAG